One Methylocaldum marinum DNA window includes the following coding sequences:
- the yrfG gene encoding GMP/IMP nucleotidase yields the protein MIDWRNISSVFLDMDGTLLDLNFDNHFWREFVPLRYAERHGLSLVEAKAELMPRFKETEGRLEWYCLDYWSDRLGLNIAELKAEIAGLIAVLPHVTEFLDAVRKAERRLVLVTNAHPKSLGLKMERTCLNAFFDEIVSSHALGFPKEAAPFWRELSAIEPFSPERTLLVDDSPAVLRAARQFGIRHLVAMKRPDSRQPPKTIVEFDAIHDFRELMPSG from the coding sequence ATGATCGATTGGCGAAACATTAGCAGCGTGTTTCTCGACATGGACGGTACGCTGTTGGACCTGAATTTCGATAACCATTTTTGGCGTGAATTCGTACCGCTACGTTACGCCGAACGGCACGGTCTTTCGCTGGTCGAAGCCAAGGCGGAATTGATGCCCCGTTTCAAGGAAACCGAAGGTCGGCTCGAATGGTATTGCCTGGATTACTGGAGCGATCGATTGGGCCTGAACATCGCCGAGTTGAAGGCGGAAATCGCCGGGCTGATAGCGGTATTGCCGCATGTGACCGAGTTCCTGGATGCCGTGCGCAAAGCCGAAAGGCGCCTGGTTCTGGTAACCAACGCCCACCCGAAAAGCCTGGGACTGAAAATGGAGCGCACCTGCCTTAACGCGTTTTTTGATGAGATCGTCTCCTCGCATGCGCTTGGTTTTCCTAAGGAAGCAGCCCCGTTTTGGCGGGAACTCAGTGCCATTGAGCCTTTTTCGCCGGAACGGACGCTGTTGGTAGACGACAGCCCGGCTGTTTTGCGCGCTGCCCGGCAGTTCGGGATCCGCCATCTGGTTGCCATGAAAAGGCCGGATAGTCGGCAACCTCCGAAGACTATCGTCGAGTTCGACGCCATTCATGACTTTCGCGAGCTGATGCCTTCGGGCTGA
- the cysQ gene encoding 3'(2'),5'-bisphosphate nucleotidase CysQ, with product MPIRKEPSHFLESVVALAREAGRRILEIYGSDFRVAVKDDSSPLTAADLASHHCLVEGLTALRPAYPIISEESKTLPFEERRGWETFWLIDPLDGTKEFIKRNGEFTVNVALIHRHQPVLGVVYAPEKELCYFASEACGAFKQTGDLPPRSIEVTQSAHYPLRVVGSRSHQTEDLAVFLSRLGEYELMSIGSSLKLCRVAEGVADLYPRIGLTSEWDTAAAHCIVKEAGGEVTDLRGQPLRYNTKPSLLNPYFLVFGDKSRDWSRYADGIEG from the coding sequence ATGCCCATCAGAAAAGAACCATCCCACTTCCTAGAATCCGTAGTCGCACTTGCCAGGGAGGCGGGGCGCCGTATCCTCGAGATTTACGGATCGGATTTCCGGGTCGCTGTCAAAGATGACAGTTCACCGCTCACGGCGGCCGACCTCGCCTCCCACCATTGCCTGGTCGAAGGCCTCACCGCTTTGCGTCCGGCCTATCCGATCATTTCGGAAGAATCCAAAACGCTGCCTTTCGAGGAGCGGCGCGGGTGGGAGACCTTCTGGCTGATCGATCCGTTGGACGGCACCAAGGAGTTTATCAAACGAAACGGGGAATTTACCGTCAACGTGGCGTTGATTCACCGTCATCAGCCGGTACTCGGCGTCGTATACGCACCGGAGAAAGAGCTCTGCTACTTTGCATCCGAAGCATGCGGTGCTTTCAAGCAGACCGGCGATTTGCCCCCGCGGAGCATCGAAGTCACACAAAGTGCGCACTATCCGCTCCGGGTGGTCGGCAGCCGTTCTCACCAGACTGAGGATCTGGCCGTTTTCCTGAGCCGGTTGGGCGAGTATGAGCTCATGTCGATCGGCAGTTCATTAAAACTCTGCCGGGTCGCGGAAGGGGTGGCGGATCTCTATCCCCGTATCGGCCTGACCTCGGAATGGGACACGGCGGCGGCGCATTGCATCGTCAAGGAAGCCGGCGGCGAGGTGACCGACTTGCGCGGACAGCCATTGCGCTACAACACCAAGCCATCGCTGCTCAATCCATATTTTCTCGTGTTTGGCGACAAATCCAGGGATTGGTCCCGATATGCGGACGGCATAGAGGGCTGA
- the trxA gene encoding thioredoxin TrxA — MSERIFHVTDAEFEDKVLNAGSPVLVDFWAEWCGPCKMIAPILEEIAGDYEGKLAIAKLNIDENPATPQRYGVRGIPTLMLFKDGGVEATKVGALAKSQLAAFIDANI, encoded by the coding sequence GTGAGCGAACGCATATTTCATGTTACCGATGCCGAGTTCGAGGATAAGGTCCTCAACGCGGGCAGCCCCGTTCTGGTCGATTTTTGGGCCGAGTGGTGCGGTCCCTGCAAGATGATCGCTCCAATCCTGGAGGAAATCGCCGGGGATTACGAAGGGAAGCTGGCCATCGCCAAACTCAATATCGACGAAAACCCTGCGACTCCGCAACGGTATGGCGTACGCGGAATTCCAACGCTGATGCTGTTCAAGGACGGCGGTGTCGAAGCTACCAAGGTGGGAGCCTTGGCCAAGTCTCAGCTGGCCGCATTCATTGACGCCAATATTTGA
- the rho gene encoding transcription termination factor Rho: MNLTDLKRKPVSELIEIAESLDIEGVARTRKQDLIFSILKKQAKSGEDIYGDGVLEILSDGFGFLRSADSSFLAGPDDIYVSPSQIRRFSLRTGDTISGKIRPPKDNERYFAMLKVEQINYEPPENAKHKILFSNLTPLFPVERLQLEIGNGTTEDLTARVIDLVAPIGKGQRGLIVSPPKAGKTMILQNIAHSVAEKNPECYLIVLLIDERPEEVTEMQRSVKGEVVSSTFDEPPARHVQVAEMVLEKAKRLVEHKRDVIILLDSITRLARAYNTVIPSSGKVLTGGVDANALERPKRFFGAARNIEEGGSLTIIATALVDTGSRMDEVIYEEFKGTGNMELHLERKIAEKRIYPAININRSGTRREEYIVPADELQKCWILRKILQPMDEMAASEFLLGKLKDTKTNAEFFDMMKR; encoded by the coding sequence ATGAATCTGACCGATCTTAAACGCAAACCCGTTTCCGAACTTATTGAAATTGCTGAATCACTCGACATCGAAGGCGTCGCCCGAACGCGCAAGCAGGATTTGATCTTCTCCATTCTGAAGAAACAGGCCAAAAGCGGAGAAGACATCTACGGCGACGGCGTACTCGAAATCCTGAGCGACGGGTTCGGCTTTCTGAGGTCGGCCGATAGTTCTTTTTTGGCGGGACCCGACGACATTTATGTTTCGCCCAGCCAGATTCGTAGATTCAGCTTGCGGACCGGCGATACGATTTCCGGAAAAATTCGCCCACCCAAGGACAACGAACGTTATTTCGCCATGCTCAAGGTGGAGCAGATCAACTACGAGCCGCCGGAAAACGCCAAGCACAAGATCTTATTCTCTAACCTCACGCCCCTGTTTCCGGTCGAACGCCTGCAACTCGAAATCGGAAACGGAACCACGGAAGATCTGACCGCTCGGGTGATCGACCTGGTCGCTCCTATCGGCAAAGGCCAGCGCGGTTTGATCGTGTCGCCGCCGAAAGCGGGCAAGACCATGATTCTCCAGAACATCGCGCATTCGGTAGCTGAAAAGAACCCCGAATGCTACCTGATCGTTCTGCTGATCGACGAACGGCCGGAAGAAGTCACCGAGATGCAGCGTAGCGTCAAGGGCGAAGTGGTTTCCAGCACCTTTGACGAACCGCCGGCGCGCCACGTGCAAGTGGCGGAAATGGTCCTGGAGAAAGCCAAGCGCCTGGTCGAACATAAGCGTGACGTTATCATTCTGCTCGACTCCATTACCCGTCTTGCCCGTGCTTACAATACGGTGATCCCATCCTCCGGCAAGGTATTGACCGGTGGCGTGGACGCCAACGCCCTCGAGCGACCCAAGCGATTTTTCGGCGCCGCCCGAAATATCGAGGAAGGCGGCAGCCTGACGATCATCGCCACCGCGCTGGTCGATACCGGGTCCCGCATGGATGAAGTGATTTACGAAGAATTCAAGGGCACCGGCAACATGGAATTGCACCTGGAGCGGAAAATCGCCGAGAAGCGCATATATCCGGCCATCAACATCAACCGGTCCGGCACCCGCCGCGAAGAATACATCGTCCCGGCGGACGAGCTGCAAAAATGCTGGATACTGCGGAAAATTCTGCAACCCATGGATGAAATGGCGGCCAGCGAATTCCTGCTGGGCAAACTGAAGGACACCAAGACCAACGCCGAATTTTTCGACATGATGAAGCGCTGA
- the rmuC gene encoding DNA recombination protein RmuC yields the protein MDKTYWLADIDRLSPALALAIGLALGLALGWAMAALRNRGHHPELCRRSAEQQAERIAELASELADRQDRVYALSTGLAVAEEKAARIPRLEAEIGSHQQTVAEKNQQLEALRTEVAELKTRLESERQNTEEKLALLRNAEVQLFAQFENLAQKILDQKTQKFTEQNKSQLDGVLTPFREQLGDFRRKVDEMHLHDAKDRASLRQEIENLRQQTQLINQEAINLTRALKGDKKLQGTWGELILERVLEQSGLRKGIEYETQGGYRDGENRLFRPDVIVHLPEGKDIIIDSKVSLVAYDRCCALDDGPERDTAVREHVQAVRNHIKTLAQKDYSGLNGLRSLDFILLFMPIESAFMLAFQHDDKLFSDAFSSNIVVVTPTTLLATLRTIENIWRYERRNENARIIADKAGSIYDKLRGLVEDLEKLGTQLGNVHKSYDDAMNKLTRGRGNLIRQAESFVELGVKVNKRLPKSILEKVDLAIEDEMYAALKREIPTVGETSGSSEK from the coding sequence ATGGATAAAACGTATTGGCTGGCAGATATCGATAGGTTGTCGCCTGCTTTGGCTCTGGCCATAGGCTTGGCTTTGGGACTGGCCCTGGGATGGGCGATGGCGGCTTTGCGCAATCGAGGACATCACCCGGAGTTGTGCCGGCGATCGGCGGAACAGCAGGCGGAGAGAATCGCCGAGTTGGCAAGCGAGCTGGCCGACCGCCAGGACCGTGTCTACGCGTTGAGCACCGGACTCGCCGTCGCCGAGGAGAAAGCCGCACGCATTCCGAGGCTGGAAGCCGAAATCGGGTCCCACCAGCAGACTGTTGCCGAGAAGAACCAGCAACTCGAAGCGCTTAGGACCGAGGTCGCGGAGCTGAAGACACGCCTGGAGAGCGAGCGGCAGAATACGGAAGAAAAACTGGCATTGCTTCGTAACGCCGAAGTTCAGCTATTCGCCCAGTTCGAAAATCTGGCGCAGAAAATTCTCGATCAGAAGACGCAGAAATTCACCGAACAGAACAAGAGCCAGCTCGACGGCGTTCTAACCCCGTTTCGCGAACAGCTCGGCGATTTCCGCAGGAAAGTGGACGAAATGCATCTGCACGATGCCAAGGACCGAGCGTCGTTGCGTCAGGAGATCGAAAACCTTCGTCAACAGACCCAGCTTATCAACCAGGAGGCTATCAATCTGACCCGCGCACTGAAAGGCGACAAGAAATTGCAGGGGACGTGGGGCGAGCTGATCCTCGAGCGGGTACTGGAGCAGTCGGGACTGCGGAAGGGCATCGAATACGAGACTCAGGGGGGATATCGCGACGGCGAAAATCGCTTATTTCGACCCGACGTGATCGTACACTTGCCCGAAGGGAAGGACATCATCATCGATTCCAAGGTATCGCTGGTCGCCTACGACCGGTGCTGTGCGCTGGACGACGGGCCGGAACGGGACACGGCGGTGCGCGAGCATGTTCAGGCCGTGCGCAATCACATCAAGACCCTCGCTCAGAAAGATTATTCCGGGTTGAACGGACTGCGGTCACTGGATTTCATCCTGCTGTTCATGCCGATCGAATCGGCCTTCATGCTCGCTTTCCAGCACGACGATAAGCTGTTTTCCGACGCGTTCTCCAGCAATATCGTAGTCGTGACGCCGACCACCTTGTTGGCCACCCTGCGCACTATAGAAAACATCTGGCGCTACGAGCGCCGGAACGAAAACGCCAGAATCATCGCGGACAAGGCGGGGTCGATTTACGACAAATTGCGCGGCTTGGTGGAAGACCTGGAAAAACTGGGCACCCAGCTCGGCAACGTCCACAAGTCCTACGACGACGCGATGAACAAGCTGACCCGCGGACGCGGAAATCTGATTCGTCAGGCGGAAAGTTTCGTGGAGCTGGGTGTGAAAGTGAATAAACGGCTTCCGAAAAGTATTTTGGAAAAAGTCGATCTGGCTATCGAAGACGAGATGTACGCCGCGCTCAAACGGGAAATTCCTACAGTTGGGGAAACCAGCGGATCGTCCGAAAAGTAA
- the hemL gene encoding glutamate-1-semialdehyde 2,1-aminomutase: MADLSALFAEAQNYIPGGVNSPVRAFKGVGGTPVFVDRAEGPYLFGADGRRYIDYVGSWGPMIVGHAHPEVLKAVHGAVDRGLSYGAPTPIETVMAKKLCELVPSMDMVRMVNSGTEATMSAIRLARGYTGRDRIVKFEGCYHGHSDSLLVKAGSGALTLGVPSSPGVPACLAEHTITLPFNDDDAVREAFSRLGGEIACIIVEPVAGNMNCVPPKPGFLETLRAVCDAHGSVLIFDEVMTGFRVALGGAQAHYGIRPDLTTLGKVIGGGMPVGAFGGRRDIMEKLAPLGPVYQAGTLSGNPVAMAAGLKTLELIAVPGFFEHLSEKTRYLVEGLRERASQTGIPLAANSVGGMFGLFFTGEKVVDSFDRVMACDQERFKRFFHAMMDEGVYLAPSAFEAGFVSAAHEFETLDQTLQAAERVFSRL, translated from the coding sequence ATGGCCGATCTGTCCGCATTGTTCGCGGAAGCTCAAAACTACATTCCGGGCGGCGTGAATTCGCCGGTGCGTGCCTTCAAGGGGGTCGGAGGAACCCCGGTTTTCGTGGACCGTGCCGAAGGGCCGTACCTGTTCGGTGCGGACGGACGGCGCTACATCGATTATGTCGGCTCCTGGGGTCCCATGATCGTCGGGCATGCGCACCCGGAAGTGTTGAAAGCCGTACACGGTGCCGTGGATCGCGGGCTGAGCTACGGCGCTCCCACGCCTATCGAAACCGTGATGGCGAAAAAGCTGTGCGAGCTGGTGCCTTCAATGGACATGGTGCGCATGGTGAATTCGGGCACCGAAGCGACCATGAGCGCCATTCGCCTGGCGCGCGGCTATACCGGGCGCGACCGGATCGTCAAATTCGAAGGCTGTTATCACGGCCATTCGGATTCTCTGCTGGTCAAGGCCGGTTCCGGCGCGCTGACCCTGGGCGTGCCGAGTTCACCCGGGGTTCCGGCTTGCCTGGCCGAACATACGATCACTCTCCCGTTCAACGACGACGATGCGGTGCGCGAAGCATTCTCGCGTTTGGGCGGCGAGATTGCCTGCATTATCGTGGAGCCGGTGGCCGGCAACATGAACTGTGTGCCGCCGAAACCGGGTTTTCTGGAGACGCTTCGGGCGGTTTGCGATGCCCACGGTTCGGTGCTGATCTTCGATGAAGTCATGACCGGATTCCGCGTTGCACTGGGCGGAGCGCAGGCGCATTACGGCATACGCCCTGATCTGACAACACTCGGGAAGGTCATCGGGGGAGGTATGCCGGTCGGCGCCTTCGGCGGCCGGCGCGACATCATGGAAAAACTGGCTCCGCTGGGTCCCGTCTATCAGGCCGGAACCTTGTCCGGCAATCCCGTAGCCATGGCGGCGGGATTGAAAACCCTGGAACTGATAGCCGTTCCGGGTTTTTTCGAGCACTTGAGCGAAAAGACTCGCTATCTCGTCGAAGGCTTGCGGGAGCGTGCGTCGCAGACTGGGATTCCGCTTGCGGCGAATTCCGTCGGCGGCATGTTCGGTCTCTTCTTTACGGGCGAGAAAGTCGTCGACAGCTTCGATCGCGTCATGGCCTGCGACCAGGAGCGCTTCAAGCGCTTTTTCCACGCCATGATGGACGAAGGCGTCTATCTCGCTCCGTCCGCGTTCGAGGCCGGCTTTGTTTCCGCCGCACATGAATTCGAAACACTGGATCAAACCCTACAGGCTGCGGAGCGCGTCTTTAGTCGACTTTGA
- a CDS encoding calcium-binding protein, producing MTTNWHGAANFPQQLLDFLTKVEGKHYEARDVGDGKVTIGSGFNISEPSVRDKVFITLGITDRRDVSKLATAAARTAEAAYIKELDDAINSHNIATLDGIMAQRAVDTQLDGVGNVPNRRADFRFHSDAEIIDTLNALLPDYDRRLWDWLPALQSYASFQNSLEHIALLSLSFNTKSGSTSLLGPGLRNAIEMGNRAEAWFEIRYGSNSANQPDNIRDGVAKRRYYEAEIFGLYDNPNNVSVAEAKQVLQMYTRHRDAIADYEARFGVGLDGQVGAVNNIDRANNDYGLSVFDGVDTLAQALKPARDLFVYNYVTAKGYTTDINGEVLVGDYWFDLRDRLNARDLVSQAYQPGHDLLVGGQGNDDLKGGRGDDVLYGEAGNDTLEGGKGDDILVGGEGFDTYVHQSGDGSDRIVETREADGTFHGLIRIESTVSHQLATGYFKPVDDQPDTYTSADGLTLIRGATWRLQTPDGASIELGADFQSGDLGIRLGAAPPTTSTPLSGGETGNYLSSTSTSSVRVDGLDGKDMIWGSTEADVLNGGEGNDWIVGDGGADHVDGGLGNDYITGFGDGSFVDAGGGDDIVSAIGAEFMVIGQPNSAITADAFWTDVSQHWNSGHSAPYLHGNGNVTVDYYGGIRPGETYFGESVLGGGWTYEFTITSSNVFNVKYMHPTLAPIGIAPATSWQHSMASMPAHTGGWPCGAETETIC from the coding sequence ATGACGACGAACTGGCATGGCGCAGCAAACTTTCCGCAACAACTGCTCGACTTCCTGACCAAGGTGGAAGGCAAGCACTATGAGGCAAGGGACGTGGGGGATGGGAAAGTCACGATCGGTTCCGGTTTCAATATCAGTGAGCCAAGTGTGAGGGATAAGGTATTCATTACGTTAGGCATTACAGACAGGAGAGATGTGTCTAAACTTGCCACTGCTGCTGCCAGAACCGCCGAGGCGGCTTACATCAAGGAGTTGGATGACGCCATCAACAGCCACAACATCGCCACCCTAGACGGCATCATGGCGCAGCGGGCGGTCGATACACAGCTAGACGGAGTTGGAAACGTGCCTAACCGCCGCGCCGACTTCCGCTTCCATTCCGACGCGGAAATTATCGACACCCTCAATGCCTTGTTGCCTGATTATGACCGGCGTTTGTGGGACTGGCTGCCAGCCCTGCAAAGTTACGCCAGTTTCCAGAACTCGCTCGAACACATCGCGTTGCTGAGTCTGAGCTTCAATACGAAGAGCGGTTCCACATCACTTTTGGGCCCAGGATTACGCAATGCAATCGAAATGGGCAACCGCGCCGAAGCTTGGTTTGAAATTCGCTATGGCTCGAATTCCGCCAATCAACCGGACAATATCCGCGACGGCGTCGCCAAGCGCCGCTACTACGAAGCTGAAATTTTCGGCCTGTACGATAACCCCAACAATGTCAGCGTAGCCGAAGCCAAACAGGTGTTGCAAATGTACACCCGGCATCGTGATGCGATAGCCGATTATGAAGCCCGTTTCGGGGTTGGGCTGGATGGTCAGGTTGGGGCTGTCAACAACATTGACCGGGCTAACAACGACTATGGACTTTCGGTATTCGACGGTGTGGATACCCTCGCCCAAGCCTTGAAGCCGGCCCGTGACCTGTTCGTCTACAACTATGTCACGGCTAAGGGGTACACCACGGACATCAACGGCGAGGTGCTGGTCGGGGATTACTGGTTCGACTTGCGCGACCGACTGAACGCCCGCGATCTGGTTTCACAAGCCTACCAACCCGGCCACGACCTGCTCGTGGGGGGGCAGGGCAACGACGACCTCAAGGGCGGCAGAGGCGATGACGTGCTCTATGGAGAAGCCGGCAACGACACGCTAGAAGGCGGCAAGGGCGACGACATCCTGGTTGGCGGCGAGGGCTTCGACACCTACGTCCATCAAAGCGGCGACGGCAGCGACCGGATCGTCGAAACACGTGAGGCCGACGGCACGTTCCATGGCCTGATCCGCATCGAAAGCACGGTTTCCCACCAGCTCGCCACCGGTTACTTCAAACCGGTTGACGATCAGCCGGACACATATACCTCGGCGGACGGGCTGACCCTGATCCGCGGCGCCACCTGGCGGCTGCAAACGCCGGACGGCGCTTCCATCGAGCTGGGAGCGGATTTCCAATCGGGCGATCTGGGCATCCGCTTGGGTGCCGCGCCGCCTACGACCAGCACTCCGCTTAGCGGCGGCGAAACCGGCAACTATCTCAGCAGCACATCGACCAGCTCAGTACGAGTCGATGGCCTGGACGGCAAAGATATGATCTGGGGTTCGACCGAAGCCGACGTTCTGAACGGCGGCGAGGGGAACGACTGGATCGTGGGTGACGGCGGCGCGGACCATGTCGACGGCGGGTTGGGCAATGATTACATCACCGGCTTCGGCGACGGCAGTTTCGTCGACGCCGGCGGCGGGGACGACATCGTCTCCGCGATCGGTGCCGAGTTCATGGTCATCGGCCAGCCGAACTCGGCGATCACGGCGGACGCCTTTTGGACCGATGTCAGCCAGCACTGGAACAGCGGGCACAGCGCCCCCTATTTGCATGGAAATGGGAACGTCACCGTGGACTACTACGGCGGGATTCGTCCCGGGGAAACCTACTTCGGCGAATCGGTGCTCGGCGGAGGCTGGACCTACGAGTTCACCATCACGTCGAGCAATGTCTTCAACGTCAAATACATGCATCCTACCCTCGCACCGATCGGCATCGCGCCGGCAACCTCTTGGCAACATTCCATGGCGAGTATGCCCGCCCATACCGGGGGGTGGCCCTGTGGGGCGGAGACGGAGACGATTTGCTGA
- the dcd gene encoding dCTP deaminase, with product MGIKSDRWIRRMVEEYGMIEPYEPLQVREVENARVISYGTSSYGYDIRCSNEFKIFTNINSAIVDPKNFDENSFVDVSSDVCIIPPNSFALARTVEYFRIPRDVLTICLGKSTYARCGIIVNVTPLEPEWEGHVTLEFSNTTPLPAKIYANEGVAQVLFIGADEICEVSYKDRGGKYQGQTGVTLPKT from the coding sequence ATGGGCATCAAGTCAGACCGCTGGATCCGCCGCATGGTGGAGGAATATGGGATGATCGAGCCCTACGAGCCGCTGCAAGTGAGAGAGGTGGAGAATGCGCGGGTCATATCCTACGGGACGTCGAGCTACGGCTACGACATTCGGTGCTCCAACGAATTCAAGATTTTCACCAACATTAATTCGGCCATTGTCGATCCGAAGAATTTCGACGAAAACAGCTTCGTGGACGTGAGCTCGGACGTGTGCATCATCCCGCCCAATTCCTTTGCGCTGGCGAGGACCGTCGAATATTTCCGGATTCCGCGCGATGTGCTGACGATATGCCTGGGCAAATCCACCTATGCCCGCTGCGGAATCATCGTCAACGTGACCCCGTTGGAGCCCGAGTGGGAGGGGCATGTGACGCTTGAGTTTTCCAATACCACGCCGCTGCCCGCCAAGATCTACGCCAACGAAGGGGTAGCCCAGGTGTTATTCATCGGCGCCGACGAGATTTGCGAAGTTTCGTACAAGGACCGAGGCGGGAAGTATCAGGGACAAACCGGCGTAACCTTGCCCAAGACCTGA
- a CDS encoding VTT domain-containing protein: MSFETIYAWIALHPHYAGLAVFLIAMAESLAVVGLLVPGVAMMFAAGALVGTGVLAFAPICAYAVAGAVVGDGISFWLGWRYRDRLSSFWPFSRYPGMIDRGIDYFHRYGGRSVLFGRFVGPVRAVIPLVAGMLAMPVRRFIYINVLSAVLWGPAYLLPGMAFGASLDLASQVTGRLAALLIALLAVLWLGAWLSKHVYLYFQPRAHQLILATFDLSREHPLLGRLTAPLIDPEQRDYAGLSVWAAILGLTGLLTCYLIPADVVPVSLEAWRNPWSDYALMVFEELGKAAAVSVFSIFVLGWLLIRNHGVAAAHFLGALGFALVVGALCNLADDNPPIDGHVLNAGAVYGFAAVLTADSASPRWRWLIYSTATLLVIVIGFARVYADTGEFLAVCFGLLLALVWLVLLGVAYRRHRHGDTPIRGLSWIATVCLVGIGTFFWHEHSLEEFYYRRPLLNVSEQQWSDQAWRFLPAYRVKTIGRPEQALSIQWASPIDAIRSDLLKLGWQEPKPLTPAQALYFLNPQTEMADLPVLPHFNQTDVDSLRMVRRTPAGRWLIVRFWPSGQQLEPEAVPIFQGSVAFLEERNLFGILKFSEEAINGMDALGIFIGELQSLRPLWLRTGEYGQTVVLLPP, translated from the coding sequence TTGAGCTTTGAAACCATTTATGCATGGATTGCACTGCATCCCCACTATGCCGGTTTAGCGGTCTTCTTGATTGCCATGGCCGAATCCCTGGCGGTGGTGGGCCTGCTGGTGCCCGGCGTCGCCATGATGTTCGCCGCCGGTGCGCTGGTCGGGACGGGGGTACTGGCGTTTGCTCCAATCTGCGCTTACGCAGTAGCCGGGGCAGTGGTCGGCGACGGAATCAGCTTCTGGTTGGGTTGGCGCTATCGCGATCGGCTGTCGTCCTTTTGGCCGTTTTCGCGATATCCGGGAATGATCGACCGCGGTATCGATTATTTCCACCGCTACGGCGGGCGCAGCGTGTTGTTCGGGCGTTTCGTGGGACCGGTACGCGCGGTGATTCCGCTGGTTGCGGGAATGCTGGCGATGCCGGTGCGGCGGTTCATCTATATCAATGTATTGTCGGCCGTTCTCTGGGGCCCGGCCTATTTGCTTCCGGGCATGGCTTTCGGCGCATCGCTCGATTTGGCCTCGCAAGTCACAGGACGTCTGGCCGCGCTATTGATTGCGCTGTTGGCGGTCCTGTGGCTGGGTGCCTGGTTGAGCAAGCACGTTTATCTTTATTTCCAGCCCCGAGCGCACCAGCTCATTCTTGCGACTTTCGATCTTAGCCGAGAACACCCGCTATTGGGACGGCTTACGGCTCCGCTCATCGATCCCGAGCAGCGCGATTACGCCGGTCTATCCGTGTGGGCTGCGATCCTGGGCCTGACGGGGCTGCTGACCTGCTATCTGATACCGGCCGATGTGGTTCCGGTATCTCTGGAAGCCTGGCGGAATCCCTGGTCGGATTATGCATTGATGGTGTTCGAGGAATTGGGGAAGGCCGCGGCCGTTTCGGTTTTCTCGATCTTTGTGCTCGGCTGGTTGTTGATCCGAAACCACGGTGTCGCTGCGGCGCATTTTCTGGGAGCCCTGGGATTCGCGCTGGTGGTGGGGGCGCTCTGCAATCTGGCCGACGACAATCCGCCGATCGACGGTCATGTCCTGAACGCCGGCGCGGTATACGGCTTCGCCGCCGTGCTGACGGCGGACAGTGCGTCTCCGCGCTGGCGCTGGTTGATTTACTCCACGGCAACCCTGCTGGTCATCGTCATTGGCTTTGCTCGCGTGTATGCCGACACGGGCGAGTTTCTCGCGGTTTGCTTTGGCCTGTTGCTGGCCTTGGTGTGGCTGGTCCTGTTAGGAGTGGCTTATCGGCGCCATCGCCACGGCGATACACCGATCAGAGGCTTAAGCTGGATCGCGACGGTTTGCCTGGTCGGGATCGGGACATTCTTCTGGCATGAGCATTCGCTGGAGGAATTTTACTATCGGCGACCGCTGCTGAATGTGAGCGAGCAGCAATGGTCCGATCAGGCCTGGCGGTTCCTTCCGGCCTATCGCGTGAAAACGATCGGCCGACCGGAACAGGCGCTGTCAATTCAATGGGCTTCGCCGATCGACGCCATCCGTTCGGATTTGCTCAAGTTGGGCTGGCAGGAGCCCAAGCCGCTGACCCCGGCGCAGGCGCTTTATTTCCTGAATCCCCAGACCGAAATGGCGGACTTGCCGGTATTGCCCCATTTCAATCAAACCGACGTGGATAGTCTTCGCATGGTCAGGAGGACTCCTGCGGGGAGATGGCTGATCGTGCGCTTTTGGCCCAGTGGACAGCAGCTGGAACCGGAAGCCGTTCCGATTTTTCAGGGAAGCGTTGCTTTCCTGGAGGAACGCAATCTTTTCGGTATCCTGAAATTTTCCGAAGAGGCCATAAACGGCATGGATGCGCTCGGCATCTTCATTGGCGAACTTCAATCTCTGCGTCCTTTATGGCTGAGAACCGGCGAGTATGGTCAGACCGTCGTGCTGCTGCCGCCCTGA